A single window of Rhizobiaceae bacterium DNA harbors:
- a CDS encoding DUF1403 family protein, whose protein sequence is MLLSDSTSPDRQKPPSVPGWAMSRGPIDSDSEAGFLAGAALNSLDALVRGAPVWAGAWCQRLALTCAASAASLSGRTEDERQIRDAWCLRAVGADPGPAGHFFAAWRHLADRSPHLDAEILAAVTGRLGLRRGDEFLALPDFFDDLVCSGRPAPRLAAAILAEVERLRPDANLLGWWLADCVIAARLRWPFAVPLLITQARGSAFRNADSRGRIRPGEEKFDRAVCVALALAAADACRVAGTLAPRAARLLAIRPKLRAKGAGAVVQLLLSQDAVPGTLQTEKLTRWGARRLFGRLQMFDAVRELSGRPTFRLYGL, encoded by the coding sequence ATGCTTCTGTCCGATTCGACCTCGCCCGACCGCCAAAAACCGCCGTCCGTCCCCGGCTGGGCGATGTCGCGCGGGCCGATCGACAGCGACAGCGAGGCGGGGTTTTTGGCCGGTGCGGCCCTGAATTCGCTCGACGCTCTGGTGCGCGGCGCGCCAGTCTGGGCCGGCGCCTGGTGCCAGCGGCTCGCCCTCACCTGCGCGGCGTCGGCTGCGTCTCTTTCCGGGCGTACGGAGGATGAGAGACAAATCCGCGATGCCTGGTGTCTGCGCGCCGTCGGCGCCGATCCGGGCCCGGCCGGCCATTTTTTTGCCGCCTGGCGCCATTTGGCGGACCGTTCGCCGCACCTCGATGCCGAAATTTTGGCCGCGGTCACCGGTCGGCTCGGCTTGCGCCGGGGCGACGAATTTTTGGCGCTGCCGGACTTCTTCGATGATCTTGTCTGTTCCGGCCGGCCGGCGCCACGGCTTGCCGCCGCGATTCTAGCCGAGGTGGAGCGGCTGCGCCCCGACGCAAACCTGCTCGGCTGGTGGCTGGCCGATTGTGTCATCGCGGCGCGGCTGCGCTGGCCGTTCGCCGTGCCGCTGCTGATCACCCAGGCGCGCGGGTCAGCGTTCCGCAATGCCGACAGCCGCGGTAGAATCCGCCCGGGGGAAGAAAAATTTGACCGGGCGGTCTGCGTGGCGCTGGCGCTGGCGGCGGCCGACGCCTGCCGGGTAGCCGGCACACTTGCGCCGCGCGCGGCGCGGCTTTTGGCGATCAGGCCGAAACTGCGCGCCAAGGGGGCCGGTGCGGTGGTGCAGTTGCTGCTCAGCCAGGATGCCGTGCCGGGCACGCTGCAAACGGAAAAACTGACGCGCTGGGGCGCGCGCCGCCTGTTCGGGCGGCTGCAGATGTTTGACGCCGTGCGCGAACTGTCCGGTCGGCCGACGTTTCGGCTATACGGGTTGTGA
- a CDS encoding recombinase family protein, producing the protein MAKAPSPPPRPRRLIGYARVSMEDQVTDAQADELRQAGCAVIHHEQGSGASRSRPVLAKLMREIHAGDVLVVVRLDRLARSVSHLLEVIETLEKRGAHFRSLRDPIDTSTPQGMFSLQVLGAVAQLERALIAERTKAGIAAAKARGRLPGNPGLRERRPESIRAIAAARDSAYVGDLIASAQNWLPVVRRLRPQHNWDDVVRVLNHKGQSWTVERLRRSVYRLVREGLAEPELVQRAPRRQPEDRLMTLVAGIAIADPDLSLRAIAAQLEAMRERAPRGGWRWAASSVKHLLDRARRLGLKVHEPDG; encoded by the coding sequence ATGGCAAAGGCCCCCTCCCCTCCCCCGCGACCGCGCCGCCTCATCGGCTATGCACGGGTCTCGATGGAGGACCAGGTTACCGATGCACAGGCCGACGAACTCAGGCAAGCCGGTTGCGCCGTCATCCACCACGAACAGGGTTCCGGCGCGTCGCGCTCGCGGCCGGTGCTGGCGAAGCTGATGCGCGAGATCCACGCCGGCGATGTTCTGGTCGTGGTCAGGCTCGACCGGCTTGCCCGATCGGTCAGCCATCTTCTCGAGGTGATCGAGACGCTCGAAAAGCGCGGCGCGCATTTCCGCTCGCTGCGCGATCCGATCGACACTTCGACGCCGCAGGGCATGTTCTCGCTGCAAGTTCTCGGCGCGGTCGCCCAGCTGGAGCGCGCGCTGATCGCCGAGCGCACGAAGGCCGGAATCGCCGCCGCCAAGGCGCGCGGCCGGCTGCCCGGCAACCCTGGGCTGCGCGAGCGGAGGCCGGAAAGCATCCGCGCCATCGCGGCGGCCCGCGACAGCGCCTATGTCGGCGACCTCATCGCCTCGGCACAGAACTGGCTGCCGGTCGTGCGACGGCTGCGTCCCCAGCACAACTGGGACGATGTCGTGCGGGTCCTGAACCACAAGGGGCAGAGCTGGACGGTGGAACGCCTTCGCCGCTCGGTCTATCGCCTGGTGCGCGAAGGCCTGGCGGAGCCTGAGCTTGTCCAGCGCGCGCCGCGGCGGCAGCCGGAGGACCGGTTGATGACGCTCGTGGCCGGCATTGCCATCGCAGACCCTGATCTCAGCCTGCGGGCGATAGCCGCGCAGCTCGAGGCGATGCGCGAACGGGCGCCACGCGGCGGCTGGCGATGGGCGGCCTCGTCGGTCAAGCATCTGCTCGATCGCGCCAGGCGTCTCGGCCTGAAGGTGCACGAACCCGACGGGTGA